The Verrucomicrobium spinosum DSM 4136 = JCM 18804 genome includes a region encoding these proteins:
- a CDS encoding NuoI/complex I 23 kDa subunit family protein: MATVVVQRPKLKWHEKWFISTLAKGLLITLGHAIAILRGKKKVTMQYPEEKWDANLPDHYRGAPALVTDEHGRERCVSCQLCEFICPPRAITIIPEEIPSTDPWAKVEKRPRLFNIDMIRCIYCGMCEEVCPEQAIFLRKDYAITGLSRAEMVHDKKKLYEIGGVREGLVNKWNELK; encoded by the coding sequence ATGGCAACGGTTGTTGTACAACGCCCCAAACTCAAATGGCACGAGAAGTGGTTCATCTCCACGCTTGCCAAGGGCCTGCTCATCACGCTTGGCCACGCCATTGCCATTCTCAGGGGCAAGAAGAAGGTCACCATGCAGTATCCCGAGGAAAAGTGGGATGCGAACCTGCCTGACCACTACCGCGGAGCGCCCGCCCTCGTCACTGACGAACATGGCCGTGAACGCTGCGTGAGCTGCCAGCTCTGCGAGTTCATCTGCCCCCCGCGCGCCATCACCATCATCCCGGAGGAGATCCCCTCCACGGATCCTTGGGCCAAGGTCGAAAAGCGCCCGCGCCTCTTCAACATCGACATGATCCGTTGCATCTACTGCGGCATGTGTGAGGAAGTCTGCCCGGAGCAGGCCATCTTCCTGCGCAAGGACTACGCCATCACGGGCCTGAGCCGTGCGGAAATGGTCCACGACAAGAAGAAGCTCTATGAAATCGGCGGGGTGCGTGAAGGCCTCGTCAACAAGTGGAACGAGCTGAAGTAG
- a CDS encoding complex I 24 kDa subunit family protein has translation MALEVPAALEAKIDEVITHYPVSKRSAVLPLLHLMQHEYRYITDDAVNWVAAKLGLQPIQVLEVVTFYPGFRQSAPGKFHIRVCRTLSCAMAGSYELMESLCKAADIDRSHVDHHHPIAVSADGKYSIEFAECLASCGFGPVCMVEDDFHESVKPQAAAELLKQYQ, from the coding sequence ATGGCGTTAGAAGTGCCCGCAGCGTTGGAAGCCAAGATTGATGAGGTAATCACGCATTACCCCGTCTCAAAACGCAGTGCCGTGCTGCCTCTGCTTCACCTCATGCAACATGAGTACCGCTACATCACGGATGATGCGGTGAACTGGGTGGCGGCCAAGCTCGGCCTGCAGCCCATTCAGGTGCTGGAGGTGGTCACCTTCTACCCTGGCTTTCGCCAGAGCGCCCCGGGCAAGTTCCACATCCGCGTCTGCCGCACGCTCTCCTGCGCCATGGCTGGCAGCTATGAGTTGATGGAGTCCCTCTGCAAGGCAGCGGATATCGACCGCTCCCATGTGGACCACCACCACCCCATCGCCGTCAGCGCGGACGGGAAGTACAGCATCGAATTCGCGGAATGTCTCGCGAGCTGCGGCTTCGGCCCCGTGTGCATGGTGGAAGACGATTTCCATGAATCCGTGAAGCCTCAGGCCGCGGCAGAACTTTTGAAGCAATATCAGTGA
- the nuoF gene encoding NADH-quinone oxidoreductase subunit NuoF, whose translation MSAAITYKAGKQPHAREHRLIFRNIDREGYTPSIESFVANGGYEMLKKAVGMERQAIIDEVKKSGLRGRGGAGFPTGVKWGFIPPTNTKPVYLICNADESEPGTFKDRYILHQDPHQLIEGMVIACFAVKATLAYIYVREEFPEAAIILEKALAEARANNFLGKNILGTGYDLDIFVHRGAGAYICGEETGLIESLEGKRPYPRIKPPYFPAALGLYMCPTIVNNVESLCHVKHILEMGGEEYAKLGTPNNTGTRILCVSGDVQKPGYFEVQVGKVTMGEVINDLCGGLKPGRKLKAIIPGGSSAKVLRADEVFKLRDGRELGIMDIPMDFDTMAACGSMAGSGGVIIMDDSRSMTWVINNLNNFYAHESCGQCTPCREGSLWMKKISDRIVAGEASPSDVAELERVANNIEGKTICAFGEACSWPTQSFVKKFREEMIGDTKPELEQAVVNPETLLAAAGLR comes from the coding sequence ATGAGCGCCGCCATTACCTACAAAGCCGGCAAGCAGCCCCACGCGCGGGAGCATCGCCTGATTTTCCGCAACATCGATCGTGAAGGGTACACCCCGTCCATCGAGAGCTTCGTGGCGAACGGGGGCTATGAGATGCTCAAGAAGGCCGTTGGCATGGAGCGCCAGGCCATCATTGACGAAGTCAAGAAATCCGGCCTGCGCGGTCGTGGCGGTGCGGGTTTCCCCACCGGCGTGAAGTGGGGGTTCATCCCGCCCACGAACACGAAGCCCGTGTACCTCATCTGCAACGCGGATGAATCCGAGCCCGGCACCTTCAAGGATCGCTACATCCTTCACCAGGATCCGCACCAGCTCATCGAGGGCATGGTCATTGCCTGCTTCGCCGTGAAGGCCACCCTGGCCTACATCTACGTGCGGGAGGAGTTTCCTGAAGCCGCCATTATCCTGGAGAAAGCGCTGGCAGAAGCCCGGGCCAACAACTTCCTGGGCAAGAACATCCTGGGCACCGGGTATGACTTGGACATCTTCGTCCACCGCGGCGCTGGTGCCTACATCTGCGGTGAGGAGACCGGCCTGATCGAGTCCCTGGAAGGCAAGCGCCCCTATCCGCGCATCAAGCCTCCCTATTTCCCTGCGGCGCTAGGACTCTACATGTGCCCCACGATTGTGAACAACGTGGAGTCTCTCTGCCACGTGAAGCACATCCTGGAGATGGGCGGTGAGGAGTACGCCAAGCTGGGTACTCCCAACAACACCGGCACCCGCATCCTCTGCGTGAGCGGCGATGTGCAGAAGCCGGGTTATTTCGAAGTGCAGGTGGGCAAGGTCACCATGGGCGAGGTCATCAACGACCTCTGCGGCGGCTTGAAGCCCGGCCGCAAGCTCAAGGCCATCATCCCCGGCGGATCCTCCGCCAAGGTGCTCCGCGCCGATGAAGTCTTCAAGCTGCGCGACGGTCGCGAGCTGGGCATCATGGACATCCCGATGGACTTTGACACCATGGCCGCCTGCGGCTCCATGGCCGGATCCGGCGGCGTCATCATCATGGACGACAGTCGTTCCATGACCTGGGTCATCAACAACCTGAACAACTTCTACGCCCACGAATCCTGCGGCCAGTGCACGCCCTGCCGTGAAGGTTCCCTGTGGATGAAGAAGATCAGCGACCGCATCGTGGCCGGCGAAGCCAGCCCCTCCGACGTGGCTGAGCTGGAGCGCGTGGCGAACAACATCGAAGGCAAGACCATCTGCGCCTTCGGTGAAGCCTGCTCCTGGCCCACTCAGAGCTTCGTGAAGAAGTTCCGTGAGGAGATGATCGGCGACACCAAGCCCGAGCTGGAACAAGCGGTGGTAAATCCTGAGACCTTGCTCGCTGCGGCGGGCCTGAGGTAG
- the nuoD gene encoding NADH dehydrogenase (quinone) subunit D, whose translation MPTTVQEIEAPDNAAKAAQYAQGHEEAVSDMIGEKLVLNMGPSHPATHGVLRLVLELDGEIITKADPDVGYLHRGDEKIAENMHYNQFVPYTDRLDYLAPLANNVAYAMAVEKLMGWKLPERGEAIRVICCEMARISSHLLGVGVFAMDVGAMSVFLYTFTEREKIYNLSEQLTGARFTTSYTRVGGQTRDMNEAFISGLKTFLKELPPVIDEMDALLSRNRIFLDRTQGLGIITKEDALSFGISGPNLRSTGIDFDIRKAHPYLGYEKYEFDIPVGTTGDSYDRYLCRMEEMRQSIRILNQVLADLPGGPVNVGDPKNRLPKKEGVLMKMEELIHHFIVATQGLDAPAGEVYFGAENPKGELGFYICSKGGGVPYRLKIRSPSFVNLSILPKILPGHMLSDVPAILGSFDFVMGECDR comes from the coding sequence ATGCCCACGACGGTCCAAGAAATCGAAGCGCCCGACAACGCAGCCAAGGCTGCGCAGTATGCTCAGGGTCACGAAGAAGCCGTGTCGGACATGATCGGCGAGAAACTGGTGCTCAACATGGGCCCCTCCCACCCAGCCACTCACGGGGTGCTGCGTCTGGTGTTGGAGCTTGATGGTGAGATCATTACGAAGGCGGACCCGGACGTCGGTTACCTGCATCGCGGCGATGAAAAGATCGCCGAGAACATGCACTACAACCAGTTCGTCCCGTACACCGACCGTCTGGACTACCTTGCCCCCCTCGCCAACAACGTGGCTTACGCCATGGCGGTGGAGAAGCTCATGGGCTGGAAGCTGCCTGAGCGTGGCGAAGCCATCCGTGTGATCTGCTGTGAGATGGCCCGCATCTCCTCCCACCTCCTCGGGGTGGGCGTGTTTGCCATGGACGTGGGCGCCATGTCCGTCTTCCTCTACACCTTCACGGAACGTGAGAAGATCTACAACCTGAGCGAGCAGCTCACCGGTGCCCGATTCACCACCAGCTACACCCGCGTGGGTGGCCAGACGCGGGACATGAACGAGGCCTTTATCTCCGGCCTCAAGACCTTCCTCAAGGAGCTCCCTCCGGTTATTGATGAGATGGACGCGTTGCTCTCCCGCAACCGCATCTTCCTCGACCGTACCCAGGGTCTCGGCATCATCACCAAGGAGGACGCCCTTTCCTTCGGCATCTCCGGGCCGAACCTCCGCAGCACCGGCATCGATTTCGACATCCGGAAGGCGCACCCGTACCTCGGTTATGAGAAGTACGAGTTCGACATCCCCGTCGGCACCACTGGCGACAGCTACGACCGCTACCTCTGCCGCATGGAAGAAATGCGCCAGAGCATCCGCATTCTGAATCAGGTGCTGGCCGACCTGCCCGGCGGCCCCGTCAACGTGGGCGACCCCAAGAACCGCCTGCCCAAGAAGGAAGGCGTGCTCATGAAGATGGAGGAGCTCATCCATCACTTCATCGTCGCCACCCAGGGGCTCGATGCCCCTGCCGGTGAGGTTTACTTCGGTGCGGAGAACCCCAAGGGCGAGCTCGGTTTCTACATTTGCAGCAAGGGCGGCGGCGTCCCGTATCGCCTGAAGATCCGCAGCCCCTCCTTTGTGAACCTGAGCATCCTGCCCAAGATCCTGCCCGGGCACATGCTCAGTGACGTGCCTGCCATCCTTGGCAGCTTTGACTTCGTGATGGGCGAGTGTGACCGCTAA
- a CDS encoding protein kinase domain-containing protein: MNLANVHHTPVTQLAPLPEQGGGQTEVIHPSLAARIKGKALQMESLAPLRDRGIESDQVISRAGIKALLKKTPEEMASRRLSNFLSIFPGKMGRTEWTGSSHLQDIKRMADAYQNLPSHAPGEKMEVLQRLSDALDNYGSQPTKARLADRIAGLKEFVRGELLKLKAQMQEPGLQDLGSDVYGPQGTLSETYEPFMLAVETGNQEVLDGIVRDMANRLVVDLRHRGVDGDKFANSSGTKLKEQLFNQIFVSQPRSNEVMNGSDRAWDMVETAMDQLYAGMVNGLTDAHGGILPDGSLVVGQSHYVPKGGVGGKDVPVSAGGAALGEGGFGSVYIYEGQDGGAIVVKEPLDEGVSEMVGDQRSEKLREKARESHHEAEIHRQAQGEAGHENLVRLEGIIHNGKNTTICLEYCPNGDVSGMGRKLWDSEMLTGLSPDQQGRVRQQAMGLMCRDMARGLGHIHQNGVGHLDFKGVNVFLGRDGVGKVGDLGTGVRLQEGRFEVPTNYHFPDAPSYLPPEVLELMQLPPHKSLLRGLMDKEWITSIDLEAYEAACGQLGNQAPIEEFQRVKGTLLDIQQRAGLQDSNKDELVAAWREATRGLDALAKGLQRSEGVTTGQVLDVTKVDVWALGITMCELAYSGEHGSGSPFEGSNSGRTTTNIAEYAQDGTKTFTEYRLERWAKDHPDTLPPTDERLDALLDKLLHRDPDQRISVAQALDDPYFSELALDNPQVREFVKILTSSGSSRVAIEESAKRVAQL; encoded by the coding sequence ATGAACCTTGCCAATGTTCATCACACTCCCGTCACTCAGTTGGCTCCTCTACCCGAACAGGGTGGGGGCCAGACGGAAGTGATCCATCCCTCCCTTGCTGCCAGGATCAAGGGGAAGGCCCTGCAGATGGAGTCGCTGGCACCATTGCGTGACCGCGGCATCGAGTCGGATCAGGTCATCAGCCGGGCGGGCATCAAGGCTCTCCTCAAGAAGACGCCGGAGGAGATGGCGAGCCGTCGTCTGTCCAATTTTCTCAGTATCTTCCCCGGCAAAATGGGTCGCACTGAGTGGACCGGAAGCAGCCATCTCCAGGATATCAAACGAATGGCAGACGCATATCAAAATCTGCCATCCCACGCTCCCGGGGAAAAAATGGAAGTGTTGCAACGATTGTCCGATGCTTTGGACAACTATGGCAGCCAGCCCACCAAGGCCCGGCTCGCGGATCGCATTGCGGGCTTAAAGGAGTTCGTGCGCGGCGAGTTGCTCAAGCTGAAGGCGCAGATGCAGGAACCTGGGCTGCAGGATCTGGGATCAGATGTCTATGGCCCCCAAGGCACTCTCTCAGAGACCTATGAGCCCTTCATGCTTGCTGTGGAAACGGGCAACCAGGAGGTGCTTGATGGGATTGTTCGGGACATGGCAAATCGCCTGGTCGTCGATCTGCGGCATCGTGGTGTGGATGGGGACAAGTTTGCCAACAGCTCTGGCACGAAGCTAAAGGAGCAGTTGTTTAACCAGATCTTTGTTTCGCAGCCCCGGTCCAATGAGGTGATGAATGGCTCTGATCGTGCCTGGGACATGGTGGAAACGGCCATGGACCAACTCTATGCGGGTATGGTGAATGGCTTGACGGATGCGCATGGCGGCATTCTCCCGGATGGCAGTCTCGTCGTGGGACAATCACACTATGTGCCAAAGGGCGGGGTAGGGGGCAAGGATGTCCCCGTCAGCGCAGGAGGTGCCGCACTTGGCGAAGGCGGCTTCGGCAGCGTGTACATTTACGAGGGGCAGGACGGGGGCGCGATCGTGGTCAAAGAGCCGCTGGACGAAGGTGTGAGCGAAATGGTGGGGGATCAGCGCTCGGAAAAACTGCGGGAGAAGGCCCGTGAATCCCACCATGAAGCGGAGATTCACCGTCAGGCTCAGGGCGAGGCCGGGCACGAAAACCTCGTCCGCCTGGAGGGAATCATTCACAATGGCAAGAACACCACCATCTGCCTTGAGTACTGCCCGAATGGGGATGTTTCCGGCATGGGCAGAAAGCTGTGGGACTCAGAAATGCTCACTGGTCTCTCGCCTGACCAGCAGGGGCGCGTGCGCCAGCAAGCCATGGGGCTGATGTGCCGGGATATGGCCCGCGGTCTGGGGCACATCCATCAGAACGGGGTGGGGCACCTTGACTTCAAGGGGGTGAACGTGTTTCTGGGGCGCGATGGTGTGGGCAAAGTGGGGGACCTGGGCACCGGGGTGAGGCTGCAGGAGGGCCGCTTTGAGGTGCCGACGAATTACCACTTCCCTGATGCCCCCTCGTATCTGCCTCCAGAGGTTCTGGAACTCATGCAACTTCCCCCGCACAAGTCCCTGCTGCGCGGTCTGATGGACAAGGAGTGGATCACCTCCATCGATCTTGAGGCTTATGAGGCGGCCTGTGGGCAACTGGGAAATCAGGCGCCAATCGAGGAGTTCCAACGCGTCAAGGGGACGCTTCTGGACATTCAACAACGAGCTGGACTGCAGGACTCCAACAAGGATGAACTGGTGGCCGCGTGGCGCGAGGCCACCCGCGGGCTGGACGCCCTCGCAAAGGGCCTTCAGAGGAGCGAAGGCGTGACTACGGGCCAGGTTCTGGATGTCACCAAAGTGGATGTCTGGGCGCTCGGCATCACGATGTGTGAGCTGGCCTACTCGGGTGAGCACGGCAGCGGCTCCCCGTTTGAAGGCAGCAACTCCGGGCGCACCACGACCAACATCGCTGAGTACGCCCAGGATGGCACCAAGACCTTTACGGAATATCGTCTCGAACGTTGGGCTAAGGATCATCCCGACACTCTGCCGCCCACGGATGAGCGTCTCGATGCTCTGCTCGACAAGCTGTTGCACCGTGATCCAGATCAGCGCATCAGCGTGGCGCAGGCGCTCGATGATCCCTACTTCAGCGAGCTGGCCCTCGACAACCCGCAGGTGCGGGAGTTTGTTAAAATACTGACCTCCTCTGGCAGCAGCCGTGTTGCCATTGAGGAGTCCGCCAAGCGGGTCGCCCAGCTCTGA
- a CDS encoding molybdopterin-dependent oxidoreductase, translating into MSNTAVTAPASPPAVDLVNVQVNGVWHKFPKGTRMIEACRQVGALVPHYCYHPKLTSPGNCRMCLVEMGMPPRPAPGQEPEKDEFGMAKIGWMPRPVIACANTVAEGQGIRTEGKLSEECRKGVMELLLINHPLDCPICDQAGECRLQEFSVEHGNGESHFREEKVKKPKNVDIGPRIRLDDERCIMCSRCIRFTAEIADDPVLGFTERGSYTTLAVHPGKRLENNYSLNTVDICPVGALTSNDFRFQMRVWFLKETKSLCTKCGRGCNIEISSRQNEVYRQTPRENNDVNSTWMCDQGRLDFHFVNSDYRLTQPLVKKSNGHHPTTWKLAVNQVAEALRSVKATEIAVIASGRMTNEELYLTHALVKSVGIENYDVVPRTGGGDDYLRADDQNPNSNGVRAIWGTEPGAKLPQIIAGINSGAIKVVLALGENLIKAGLEKAALEKLTFLASSHILANATAELSHVVLPAASYAEKRGSMINVTGRLQRLSKAVNSPGEARDDWEILRDIILAYAGSNGIHSVEDVFKRMAGDVEIFSGLTLARIGELGVQVMETGEKVPLLERERERKAKGIIVG; encoded by the coding sequence ATGAGCAACACTGCCGTAACTGCCCCCGCTTCACCACCCGCCGTGGACTTGGTGAACGTGCAGGTTAATGGGGTCTGGCACAAGTTCCCCAAGGGGACGCGCATGATTGAAGCCTGCCGTCAGGTAGGGGCGCTGGTGCCGCACTACTGTTACCACCCCAAGCTCACGTCGCCCGGCAACTGCCGTATGTGCCTCGTGGAAATGGGGATGCCCCCGCGTCCCGCACCCGGGCAGGAGCCGGAGAAAGATGAATTTGGGATGGCCAAGATCGGCTGGATGCCGCGTCCGGTCATTGCCTGTGCGAACACCGTGGCCGAAGGGCAGGGGATCCGCACCGAGGGCAAGCTGAGCGAGGAGTGCCGCAAAGGGGTGATGGAGCTGCTGCTCATCAACCACCCGCTGGACTGCCCTATCTGCGACCAGGCTGGCGAGTGCCGCCTTCAGGAATTCAGCGTCGAGCACGGCAATGGCGAGAGCCACTTCCGTGAAGAGAAGGTCAAGAAGCCGAAAAACGTGGACATCGGGCCGCGCATCCGTCTGGACGACGAGCGCTGCATCATGTGCTCCCGTTGCATCCGTTTCACGGCGGAGATCGCCGATGATCCCGTGCTGGGCTTCACCGAGCGCGGGAGCTACACCACGCTCGCAGTGCACCCTGGCAAGCGCCTGGAGAACAACTACTCCCTCAACACCGTGGACATCTGCCCGGTGGGAGCGCTGACCTCCAATGACTTCCGGTTCCAGATGCGAGTCTGGTTCCTGAAGGAGACCAAGAGCCTCTGCACGAAGTGCGGCCGCGGTTGCAATATTGAGATCAGCAGCCGTCAGAACGAAGTTTACCGCCAGACGCCACGGGAGAATAACGACGTGAACTCCACGTGGATGTGTGACCAGGGCCGCCTGGACTTCCACTTTGTGAACAGTGACTACCGTCTGACGCAGCCGCTGGTCAAGAAGAGCAACGGCCACCATCCTACCACGTGGAAACTGGCCGTGAATCAGGTCGCCGAGGCACTCCGGAGCGTGAAAGCCACCGAGATTGCGGTGATTGCCTCCGGTCGCATGACCAATGAGGAGCTCTATCTCACCCACGCTCTCGTCAAATCGGTTGGCATCGAGAACTACGACGTTGTGCCCCGCACCGGCGGTGGAGACGACTACCTCCGCGCGGACGACCAGAACCCCAACAGCAACGGCGTACGCGCCATCTGGGGCACTGAACCGGGTGCGAAGCTCCCGCAGATTATCGCTGGCATCAACAGCGGGGCCATCAAGGTGGTGCTCGCCTTGGGTGAGAACCTCATCAAGGCTGGTCTGGAAAAGGCCGCTCTTGAAAAGCTGACTTTCCTGGCCTCCTCACACATCCTGGCCAACGCCACCGCTGAGCTCTCTCACGTGGTGCTTCCTGCGGCGAGCTATGCCGAGAAGCGTGGCAGCATGATCAACGTCACGGGCCGCCTTCAGCGTCTGAGCAAGGCCGTCAACTCGCCGGGCGAGGCCCGCGATGATTGGGAAATCCTGCGCGACATCATCCTCGCCTATGCTGGCTCCAACGGCATTCACAGCGTGGAAGACGTCTTCAAGCGTATGGCTGGCGACGTGGAAATTTTCAGTGGTCTGACGCTCGCCCGCATCGGCGAACTGGGTGTGCAGGTCATGGAAACGGGCGAAAAAGTGCCTCTGCTGGAGCGGGAACGCGAGCGCAAGGCCAAAGGCATCATCGTGGGATAA
- a CDS encoding serine hydrolase domain-containing protein translates to MRPHFLLLPLLALSVTWQPCQAEKPLSPIAASLRPFVADQTISGAVALVVNKDQILSLEALGQADLAVKKPMTEDAMFWIASMTKPMTAMGVMMLVEEGKVEVDAPVSKYLPEFKGQMLVAEKTADKVVLKKPARPITVKDLFTHTSGLVGKSPLEDQALDALSLREAVFTYAISPLQFEPGSKWQYCNPGINTLGRIIEVVSGQPYAEFMQERFFTPLGMKDTTFWPTDAQMARIAKSYQPKADKSPGLEETTVKYLTPPLSDRKRMALAAGGLFSTAGDLSRIYRMILNGGELDGKRYLKAETLKQMTTNQTGDMKVSFSDGMHMGLGFHLVNEPQGVTAALSSGSFGHGGAYGTQAWMDPTRGLGIVLLIQRANLPNSDKSDMRAALQKAAVEMYGKAAR, encoded by the coding sequence ATGCGCCCGCACTTCCTCCTTCTCCCCCTCCTCGCACTCTCCGTCACCTGGCAACCCTGCCAGGCCGAGAAGCCGCTCAGTCCCATTGCAGCCAGCCTCCGGCCCTTCGTGGCGGACCAGACGATCTCTGGAGCGGTGGCCCTGGTGGTGAACAAGGATCAGATCCTGTCGCTGGAGGCCTTGGGCCAGGCGGACCTGGCGGTCAAGAAGCCGATGACGGAGGACGCGATGTTCTGGATCGCCTCCATGACCAAGCCGATGACAGCGATGGGGGTGATGATGCTGGTGGAGGAGGGCAAGGTGGAAGTGGATGCCCCGGTGTCGAAGTACCTGCCGGAGTTCAAAGGGCAGATGCTGGTGGCGGAGAAAACCGCTGACAAGGTGGTGCTGAAGAAGCCAGCCCGGCCCATCACGGTGAAGGATCTCTTCACCCACACGAGCGGCCTGGTGGGCAAGAGCCCGCTGGAAGATCAGGCGCTGGATGCGCTGTCGCTGCGGGAGGCGGTCTTCACCTACGCGATCAGCCCCCTTCAGTTCGAGCCGGGGTCCAAGTGGCAGTATTGCAACCCGGGCATCAACACCCTGGGACGGATCATTGAGGTGGTGAGCGGCCAGCCGTATGCCGAGTTCATGCAGGAGCGGTTCTTCACCCCGCTGGGCATGAAGGACACCACCTTCTGGCCCACCGATGCCCAGATGGCGCGGATCGCGAAGTCCTACCAACCCAAGGCGGACAAGAGTCCGGGGCTGGAGGAGACCACGGTGAAGTATCTCACCCCTCCCCTCTCCGATCGCAAACGCATGGCCCTGGCAGCGGGCGGTCTGTTTTCCACCGCTGGCGATCTCTCCCGCATCTACCGCATGATCTTGAACGGCGGAGAACTGGACGGGAAGCGGTATCTGAAGGCAGAGACGCTCAAGCAGATGACCACCAACCAGACCGGCGACATGAAGGTGAGCTTCTCCGACGGCATGCACATGGGCCTGGGCTTCCACCTTGTGAATGAACCCCAGGGCGTGACCGCCGCCCTCAGCTCCGGCAGCTTCGGCCACGGCGGAGCCTACGGCACGCAAGCGTGGATGGATCCCACGCGGGGCCTGGGCATCGTGCTCCTGATCCAACGGGCAAATTTGCCCAACTCCGACAAGTCAGACATGCGGGCGGCGCTGCAGAAAGCGGCAGTGGAGATGTACGGGAAGGCCGCGCGTTAG
- a CDS encoding complex I subunit 1/NuoH family protein, translating into MGSFLDSINLAFIIAAAVKIVFFSFMVILPMVAYSVYAERRVSAIIQDRVGPNRTGIPLTLFGGKKDIPLAGLIQPLADGLKFFLKEDFTPAHVKKFYYWLAPALVMVPAMMTAAVVPFGSELDLSWLAKFGVEGAWLQKPIKLVIADLNVGPLYIFAIASLGVYGIVLAGWSSNSKYPFLGGVRSTSQMISYEIALGLSIIPVLMIFGDLNLSKIAQYQDKNGWLLLPLWGEGLTFKRLVLWIPVFISFIIFVVAMFAETNRAPFDLPECETELVAGYHTEYSSMKFALFFMGEYAAMIIGSGLAVTLFLGGWSIPWGSQIGLGYVEGATPIWLGLLHIGCFLAKVVCFIIFFIWVRWTLPRFRYDQLMKLGWLVMFELALANVILTAALIVWLPN; encoded by the coding sequence ATGGGAAGCTTTCTGGACAGCATCAATCTCGCCTTCATCATCGCTGCGGCGGTGAAGATCGTTTTCTTCAGCTTCATGGTCATCCTGCCCATGGTCGCCTACTCAGTTTATGCTGAGCGGCGCGTGAGTGCGATCATCCAGGACCGTGTGGGGCCAAACCGCACTGGCATCCCGCTCACCCTCTTCGGCGGGAAGAAGGACATCCCTCTGGCGGGCCTCATCCAGCCGCTGGCGGATGGTTTGAAATTCTTCCTCAAGGAGGACTTCACTCCCGCCCACGTCAAGAAATTCTACTACTGGCTGGCGCCCGCGCTGGTCATGGTGCCGGCCATGATGACCGCCGCCGTGGTGCCCTTCGGCAGTGAGCTGGACCTGAGCTGGCTGGCCAAGTTCGGCGTGGAAGGTGCCTGGCTGCAAAAGCCCATCAAGCTGGTCATTGCCGACCTCAATGTGGGCCCTCTCTACATCTTCGCCATCGCCTCCCTTGGGGTGTACGGCATCGTGCTCGCAGGCTGGTCCTCGAACTCGAAGTACCCCTTCCTCGGCGGCGTGCGCAGCACCTCCCAGATGATCTCGTATGAGATCGCGCTGGGCCTTTCCATCATCCCTGTGCTCATGATCTTCGGAGACCTGAACCTCTCCAAGATCGCCCAGTACCAGGACAAGAACGGCTGGCTCCTCCTCCCGCTCTGGGGTGAAGGGCTCACCTTCAAGCGCCTCGTCCTCTGGATCCCCGTTTTCATCTCCTTCATTATCTTCGTGGTCGCCATGTTCGCGGAGACCAACCGGGCACCGTTCGACCTTCCAGAGTGCGAAACGGAACTCGTGGCCGGTTATCACACGGAGTACAGCTCCATGAAGTTCGCCCTGTTCTTCATGGGCGAGTACGCGGCCATGATCATCGGGTCCGGTCTTGCGGTAACCCTTTTCCTCGGCGGCTGGAGCATCCCTTGGGGTTCCCAGATTGGTCTCGGTTATGTGGAAGGGGCCACGCCCATCTGGCTCGGCCTGCTGCACATCGGCTGCTTCCTGGCCAAGGTGGTCTGCTTCATCATCTTCTTCATCTGGGTGCGCTGGACCCTGCCCCGCTTCCGCTATGACCAGCTCATGAAGCTAGGCTGGCTGGTCATGTTTGAACTGGCGCTCGCCAACGTGATTCTCACTGCCGCGCTCATCGTGTGGCTCCCGAACTGA
- a CDS encoding type III secretion system chaperone — protein sequence MNFEDLLELTAHELALESLSLAETGVAALRVDDQLTVLLERSPFNHETVVVYAPLGAVPASGREAFFEVLLEAQLFDSEIGPCTSFGLLRETGEVFLNRSYSLADASAEEFVEVLNQFVNWAVHWKQRLAGGGVSITMPESSCRTEMEPALGNFVRI from the coding sequence ATGAACTTCGAAGACCTTCTCGAACTGACGGCCCACGAACTGGCTCTGGAATCTCTCTCGCTTGCGGAAACTGGAGTAGCCGCCCTGCGCGTTGATGACCAGCTCACGGTGCTGCTGGAGAGGTCCCCCTTCAATCATGAGACTGTGGTGGTGTACGCCCCCCTCGGGGCGGTGCCCGCCAGTGGGCGGGAGGCGTTTTTTGAGGTCCTGCTGGAGGCCCAGCTTTTCGACAGCGAGATCGGCCCCTGCACCTCCTTTGGCCTGTTGCGTGAGACGGGCGAGGTCTTCCTAAACCGCAGTTATTCGCTCGCCGATGCCTCGGCGGAGGAGTTTGTGGAAGTGCTGAACCAGTTTGTAAACTGGGCCGTGCACTGGAAGCAGCGTCTGGCCGGGGGCGGGGTCTCCATCACGATGCCGGAATCCTCCTGTCGCACGGAGATGGAGCCGGCCCTGGGTAATTTCGTCCGCATCTGA